A region of Vicugna pacos chromosome 7, VicPac4, whole genome shotgun sequence DNA encodes the following proteins:
- the TMEM229A gene encoding transmembrane protein 229A encodes MGRAGGRGAAASVTLPEPAAEAAGLSRGGDGVCTSLCVSPPGPGATAPRRAAVPDRPRSVSAGAGPRHLAPDWRRGRGGAAAGGLRDPGGPPVPRSNQLRPPPGHGRDGAPRASPGGWQRPGGGARLGPLAPKLRAPGGGGGGGGGGGSGASSGTSAASEPMAGSDADGEGPARRGGAARHSGAPGGRGGEAAASRLEPLSTAETPAEGAALPAWMRLYFYGMHGITLDVLLSSAWRFVRSPDLRMLGFSSPYRCLLHSLTHFALEKVYLQQQRCPSAFVFNFLLYPSAHVGLQTLAGQALLLSLGSRPGGAAAPGALDLALQYVLALYHCQVFLKRFLRLRYQRQQQQQQPRGAPPAPPGARAPAAGGGRRRRPRGPRGAGGAPSQGLPDLILFLFFGMHGFLDEIFFTFFFNLLGQGDGATSGHTSLWSFFIYGSCSFVVDKLYLHLRYSRGWGTWKRVPIYVIFIYAWELLWGLGLRTWGACSWDYSHYPLNFMGLITLMYLPGWIFLSVYQDLLSNVLWRVHYVPTN; translated from the coding sequence ATGGGGAGGGCGGGGGGAAGGGGCGCCGCTGCCAGCGTTACGCTTCCAGAGCCTGCAGCAGAGGCGGCGGGGCTGAGCCGCGGAGGAGATGGGGTTTGCACCAGCCTCTGCGTTTCTCCTCCCGGCCCCGGTGCCACCGCCCCTCGCCGGGCCGCGGTGCCGGATAGGCCGCGCAGTGTGAGCGCGGGCGCCGGCCCGCGGCACCTCGCCCCGGACTGGAGAAGAGGGCGCGGCGGGGCCGCGGCGGGGGGACTTCGCGATCCGGGCGGCCCGCCCGTCCCCCGATCAAACCAGCTCCGGCCGCCGCCGGGCCACGGCCGGGACGGAGCTCCCCGCGCGTCCCCCGGGGGCTGGCAGCGGCCGGGAGGCGGCGCGAGGCTCGGCCCCTTGGCCCCGAAGCTCCGCGCacccgggggcggcggcggcggcggcggcggcggcggcagcggcgcgaGCTCGGGCACCTCGGCAGCCTCCGAGCCGATGGCGGGCAGCGACGCGGACGGCGAGGGTCCGGCGAGGAGGGGCGGTGCGGCGCGGCATTCCGGGGCCCCCGGCGGACGGGGAGGCGAGGCTGCCGCCAGCCGCCTCGAGCCGCTGTCCACTGCTGAAACGCCGGCCGAGGGCGCCGCGCTGCCCGCCTGGATGCGCCTCTACTTCTACGGGATGCACGGGATCACCCTGGACGTGCTCCTGTCCTCGGCGTGGCGCTTCGTTCGCAGCCCGGACCTCCGGATGCTGGGCTTCTCCTCGCCCTACCGCTGCCTCCTGCACTCGCTCACCCACTTTGCCCTGGAGAAGGTCTACCTGCAGCAACAGCGCTGTCCCAGCGCCTTCGTCTTCAATTTCCTCCTCTACCCCTCGGCCCACGTGGGGCTGCAGACCCTAGCGGGCCAGGCGCTGCTGCTCAGCCTGGGCAGCCGGCCCGGGGGCGCAGCGGCGCCGGGAGCGCTGGACCTGGCGCTGCAGTATGTACTGGCGCTCTACCACTGCCAAGTGTTCCTGAAGCGCTTCCTGCGCTTGCGGTAccagaggcagcagcagcagcaacagccgCGGGgcgcgccccccgccccgccaggCGCCCGGGCCCCCGCGGCAGGGGgtggccgccgccgccggcctcGTGGGCCCAGGGGCGCCGGGGGAGCCCCCAGCCAGGGACTCCCGGACCtgatcctctttcttttctttggaatgCACGGCTTTTTGGATGAGATCTTCTTCACCTTCTTCTTTAACCTGCTGGGGCAGGGCGACGGGGCAACCAGCGGCCACACGTCGCTCTGGTCCTTCTTTATATACGGCAGCTGCAGTTTCGTGGTAGACAAGCTCTACCTCCACCTCCGCTACAGTCGGGGCTGGGGCACCTGGAAGCGAGTGCCCATCTACGTGATCTTCATCTACGCGTGGGAGTTACTGTGGGGTCTGGGACTCCGCACTTGGGGCGCCTGTTCCTGGGACTATTCTCACTATCCGCTCAATTTCATGGGCCTTATCACTCTGATGTATTTACCTGGTTGGATATTCCTTAGCGTGTACCAGGACCTACTTTCTAATGTATTGTGGCGGGTGCATTACGTACCAACTAactaa